Below is a window of Streptomyces spongiicola DNA.
GCCGGGCCCTCCGCGTCGGCCTGGGCGGCCCCGTCGGCTCCGGCAAGACCGCCAGCGTGGCCGCGCTCTGCCGCACCCTTCGCGAGACCTGGTCCATCGCCGTCGTCACCAACGACATCTACACCCGCGAGGACGCCGAGTACCTGCTGCGCGAAGCGGTGCTGCCGCCGGAGCGGATCACCGCGGTGGAGACCGGCGCCTGCCCGCACACCGCGATCCGCGACGACATCTCCGCCAACCTCGAAGCCGTCGAACACCTGGAGGAAACCCTCGACCCGCTCGACCTCGTGCTCGTCGAGTCCGGTGGCGACAACCTGACCGCGACCTTCTCCAAGGGCCTCGTCGACGTGCAGATCTTCGTCATCGACGTGTCCAGCGGCGATGACATTCCCCGCAAGGGCGGCCCCGGCATCACCACCGCCGATCTCCTCCTGGTCAACAAGACCGACCTCGCCCCGTATGTGGGGGCCGACCTCGCCGCCATGGCCGCCGACGCCGAGCGGCAGCGCGGCGGACTCCCCGTCGTCTTCACCAGCCTCACCCGCGACGACGGCATCAACGAGGTCGCCGACTGGGTCACCGCCCACCTCACCGGGTGGCACACCAAGGCCGCCGTGTGAGCCCCGCCGTACGACCCGGCCCGGACCGGGCGGCAGTGGCCGAAGCCCCCGCAGGCCCCGAGCAGCCTGCCGGGCACCCGCACGGGGTCCGGGCGGCGGCCCGCGTCCACGCCGCGTACAACGGACGCACCACCGTCCTTCCGCAACTCCGCAGCGACGGCCCGTTCCACCTCCGGCGCATGCGCACCGACGGTAGGTCCGCCAAGGTCGGGATCATCGGCGCGATGAGCGCTCCCCTGGGCGGCGACCGGCTCGCCATCGACGTCACCGTCGGGGACCGGGCCGCCCTGACGGTCACCACGGCAGCCGCCACACTCGCCCTGCGCGGCCCCACCTCCGCACCAGCCCACTACGACGTACGGATCACCGCCGGCGAGCACTCCGGCTTGCGCTGGCTCCCCCAGCCGCTGATCAGCTCGGCCGGCAGCAACCTCCGGCAGACCTACACCGTCGAACTCGCCGCGACCTCGCGGCTGTTGCTGAGGGAGGAGCAGCTCCTGGGCCGGGCCGACGAGGAACCGGGCCACCTCGTCAGCCGGCTCCTGGTCCACCGCGCCGGAAGACCGCTGCTCGACCAGCAGACGGCGTACGGGGACCCGGAGCCCGGCTGGGACGGCCCAGCGGTGCTGCACGAGCACCGCGCCGTCGGCCAACTCCTGCTCGTCAGGCCGAATACGGACCCCCACCGCGGCCCCGTCCTCCTCCGCGGAGGCTCCCGACGCGGGCATGCCGTCCTCGCACCGCTGGCCAACGGCCCGGCGCTGCTCGCCACCGCCGTCGCCCCGACCTCCTCGGCCCTGCGGGAGCTACTCGACGAAGCCCTCGCACACGCCCTCCGGACGTAGCGCCGGCGCCCGCCGCCCCTCGCGGACGGCGGGCCGTCTCGTCCTCACCGCGGCGCCGGCCCCGCCCGCGGCCTGCGCCGCGGCCCTTCGCACGGTGCACCGGACTGTGTGAGGGGAAGCGGCCGGGGGACGGAAACGCCGTGTCCCTCGAACGCGAGGGGCGGATCCGGGGCACCACCTCGGATGCGGACATTCCGATTCCGGTCCCGCGGACGCGGTCCGGCGGACGCGGCACACGCGAACCGGCGGACGCACCTCGCCGTGCCGCGGACGCGGCACACGCGGACCGGCGGGCGGACCGCCGGCGGAAGTCCCGCCCGGCCGGCACCCGGCCCGGCACCCGGTCGGCCAAGACCTCGCCCACCCCCGGGGACCGCGTCGGCTACGCCCCGTAGAACAGCCGCTCCACCACCGCGCGGGCCCGCCGCGTCGCCCGGCGGTACCCGTCCACCATCTCGCCCACATGCCCCTGCCCGTACCCCAGATAGCGGCCCACCGCGGCCAGTTCCTTCGCATCGGAGGGGAAGGTGTCGCCCGCGCGGCCCCGCACCAGCATGACGCCGTTGCGGACCCGCGTCGCCAGCACCCAGGCGTCGTCCAGGATCTCGGCGTCCTCCGCCGACAGCAGGCCCGCGTCCCGGGCGGCGGCGAGCGCCGTACGGGTGCGTGTGGTGCGCAGCGCCGGCTCGGCCCGGCCGTGGCGCATCTGAAGCAACTGCACCGTCCACTCCACGTCGCTGAGGCCGCCGCGCCCCAACTTGGCGTGCAGGGTCGGGTCGGCGCCGCGCGGCAGCCGCTCCGTCTCCATCCGCGCCTTGAGACGGCGGATCTCCCGGACCTCCTCCTCGCCCAGGCCGTCGGCGGGGTAGCGCAGTGGGTCGACCAGTTCGACGAAGCGGGCGCCCAGCTCCTCGTCTCCCGCCATCGGCTCGGCGCGCAGCAGGGCCTGGCTCTCCCAGACCAGCGACCAGCGGCGGTAGTAGGCCGCGTAGGAGGCGAGGGTGCGCACCAGCGGCCCGTTGCGGCCCTCGGGGCGCAGATCGGCGTCGATGAGCAGCGGCGGGTCGGAGCTCGGGAGCTGGAGCAGGCGCCGCGTCTCCGCCACGACGGCGCCGGCCGCCCGGGTGGCCTCGTGCTCGTCGACGCCCTCGCGGGGCTCGTGGACGAACAGCACATCGGCGTCGGAACCGTACGACAGCTCGTGTCCGCCGAAGCGCCCCATGCCGATGACCGCGAAGCGGGTGGGGAGTTCGTCCCCCCAGCGCTCGCGGACGACGGCCCGCAGCGCACCGGCGATGGTGGCCGCGTTGAGGTCGGTGACGGCTTCGCCCACCCGGTCGACGAGCGTGCCCGGGTCGTGCTCGGCCGGGTTCTCCTCGGTGCCGTACGAGCCGATCAGATCCGCCGCCGCGGTACGGAACAGCTCCCGCCGCCGCACGGCGCGGGCCGAGGCGACCCCCGCCTCCGCGCCGTCCGCGCGCCCCGCCGCCGCGAGCACCTCCTGCTCCAGATGGTCGCGGCCGCGCGGCCTCAGCC
It encodes the following:
- the ureG gene encoding urease accessory protein UreG, translating into MHLDHPETMPQRHTHSAGPLRTDGGRRALRVGLGGPVGSGKTASVAALCRTLRETWSIAVVTNDIYTREDAEYLLREAVLPPERITAVETGACPHTAIRDDISANLEAVEHLEETLDPLDLVLVESGGDNLTATFSKGLVDVQIFVIDVSSGDDIPRKGGPGITTADLLLVNKTDLAPYVGADLAAMAADAERQRGGLPVVFTSLTRDDGINEVADWVTAHLTGWHTKAAV
- a CDS encoding urease accessory protein UreD, with protein sequence MAEAPAGPEQPAGHPHGVRAAARVHAAYNGRTTVLPQLRSDGPFHLRRMRTDGRSAKVGIIGAMSAPLGGDRLAIDVTVGDRAALTVTTAAATLALRGPTSAPAHYDVRITAGEHSGLRWLPQPLISSAGSNLRQTYTVELAATSRLLLREEQLLGRADEEPGHLVSRLLVHRAGRPLLDQQTAYGDPEPGWDGPAVLHEHRAVGQLLLVRPNTDPHRGPVLLRGGSRRGHAVLAPLANGPALLATAVAPTSSALRELLDEALAHALRT